One region of Arthrobacter sp. StoSoilB22 genomic DNA includes:
- a CDS encoding O-methyltransferase yields the protein MIEHVTEPGWVDVERYLTDVVVRPDPAHQRAVTSAVEAGMPAIEVAPNAGKLLRMLVQMSGARRVLEIGTLAGFSSMWMAQGLPDDGRIVTCEFLQKHADVARANLDAAGVGHKVDIRVGAALDTLPTLAGQEAFDFVFIDADKENDSNYLDWAIRLGRSGTVIVVDNVIWDGAILEPARDPDNAPGIVAMLEKMGQDPRLDATAIQTVGSKGWDGFAIARVR from the coding sequence ATGATTGAACACGTAACCGAGCCTGGTTGGGTGGACGTAGAGCGTTACCTCACTGACGTCGTCGTTCGTCCTGATCCTGCGCATCAGCGCGCCGTGACATCCGCCGTGGAGGCCGGCATGCCGGCAATCGAAGTCGCCCCCAACGCGGGAAAGCTCCTCCGGATGCTCGTGCAGATGTCCGGTGCAAGGCGGGTGCTGGAGATCGGGACCCTGGCAGGGTTCAGCAGTATGTGGATGGCACAGGGGCTGCCCGACGACGGCAGGATAGTGACGTGCGAATTCCTCCAAAAGCACGCGGACGTCGCACGCGCCAACCTTGATGCCGCCGGTGTGGGCCACAAGGTGGATATCCGGGTGGGCGCTGCCCTGGACACCCTTCCCACCTTGGCGGGGCAGGAAGCGTTCGACTTCGTTTTCATTGACGCCGACAAAGAGAACGACTCCAACTACCTCGACTGGGCTATCCGCTTGGGGCGCTCAGGCACGGTGATTGTGGTGGACAACGTCATCTGGGACGGGGCCATCCTGGAGCCTGCACGTGACCCCGATAACGCGCCGGGCATCGTGGCGATGCTGGAAAAGATGGGCCAGGATCCGCGCCTCGATGCCACGGCCATCCAGACGGTCGGCAGCAAGGGCTGGGACGGCTTCGCGATAGCCAGGGTGCGGTAG
- a CDS encoding LysR family transcriptional regulator, translating to MNPNPDDLLILLAVSRSGKFTTAAQALGLNHTTVSRRIAALEKALGGRVLARAAGGWEVTELGAEAVLVAERIEAAVGALGPSHRAPDPITGVVRMTATDGFSAYIAAPAVARLRSQHPGLSVEIVTVTRRALQQRSGLDIEVVVGTPQVHRAEAIRLGEYRLGMYASRAYLADNGTPSSIEELTQHQLVYFVDSMLQVDDLDAPRRLVPTMRDGLSSTNVFVHVEATRAGAGVGFLPCFMADRHADLVRLLPSDFAELLPYWMVLRPDSMRRPAVAAVVQVLREETESRREELLGAK from the coding sequence ATGAATCCAAACCCCGACGACCTTCTCATCCTCCTGGCCGTCTCACGCTCCGGGAAATTTACGACGGCGGCACAAGCCTTGGGACTGAACCACACCACCGTTTCGCGCCGGATAGCGGCGCTGGAAAAGGCTCTGGGCGGCAGGGTCCTCGCGCGTGCGGCCGGTGGTTGGGAGGTGACGGAGCTGGGAGCCGAAGCTGTGTTGGTCGCGGAACGGATCGAGGCTGCGGTGGGCGCGCTGGGCCCCAGCCACCGGGCACCCGACCCCATTACCGGCGTCGTACGCATGACCGCGACTGATGGCTTCAGCGCGTATATCGCGGCTCCGGCCGTGGCGCGCTTGAGAAGCCAGCACCCCGGCCTCAGCGTTGAGATCGTCACAGTAACGCGCAGGGCGTTGCAACAACGCTCGGGGCTGGACATCGAAGTAGTGGTGGGGACGCCGCAAGTGCACCGGGCTGAGGCCATCAGACTCGGCGAATACCGGCTGGGGATGTATGCCTCACGCGCTTACCTGGCAGACAACGGGACACCCTCAAGCATTGAGGAGCTCACTCAGCACCAACTGGTCTATTTTGTTGATTCGATGCTGCAAGTGGACGATCTGGATGCGCCCCGCCGGCTGGTCCCCACCATGCGCGACGGCCTGAGTTCAACCAATGTGTTCGTCCATGTTGAGGCAACCCGCGCCGGGGCCGGCGTCGGGTTTCTGCCGTGCTTCATGGCTGACCGGCACGCTGATTTGGTGCGGCTCCTGCCCTCGGATTTCGCCGAGCTCCTCCCCTACTGGATGGTCCTCCGCCCGGACTCCATGCGCCGCCCCGCAGTTGCCGCCGTCGTGCAGGTCTTGCGGGAGGAGACGGAGAGCCGGCGGGAGGAGTTGCTGGGGGCTAAATAG
- a CDS encoding ABC transporter ATP-binding protein produces the protein MPSGSATTSCPPGLKQRAPWTVSRLFTLTLFANRRWRLLLVGCAGLALHQISEALVPATIGAAVDNAIEPNDVGALLRWLGALAVVFVVLALSWRLGTLATERSFNYGSHDLRQLVVERTLHHRGMAARRAPGEIVAIASSDADRVAGLSWLISGGLAAAAGVITSAVTLLLISVPLGLAVLLATPVMLLVMHRLTKPLENRSDMEQSTAARAGALATDFITGSRPLKGLGAEDAAIARYRAASRESLTSALKAIRAKSAYTGASTALSAAFLAGIAFFAAWFAVQGTITVGELVAVVGVAQFVQGPMASLGFLSVELARKRASAARIAVLLEEPNAVPARNAEERTTAAVGSAATLTSPTEPAPYGDPAPLLELSGKADNSVFPPFTASIGEIVGVVLPDGDQARKLVDTLGFRTPAPPGLISIDGRDAAHLDPQHVRSRVFADRHDGVLFRGSVRENVAVASTELEERALVAAAVEDFVSQLPEGTETVLTGHGQSLSGGQRQRLVLGRSLHQKQAVIVLHDPTTAVDTATEAVIADGLRNFPDKALVLVTTSPTLLGICHRVVVGGADGPPETGTHRELLATSAGYRAVVGS, from the coding sequence ATGCCCTCCGGTTCTGCCACTACGTCCTGCCCGCCCGGGCTCAAACAGCGAGCACCTTGGACTGTTTCCCGTCTCTTCACCCTCACCTTGTTCGCCAATCGCCGCTGGAGGCTATTGCTTGTGGGCTGCGCCGGACTTGCCCTGCATCAGATCAGCGAGGCTTTGGTGCCGGCAACTATCGGCGCCGCGGTGGACAACGCCATTGAACCGAACGACGTCGGCGCCCTCCTGAGATGGTTGGGCGCCTTGGCTGTGGTGTTCGTTGTGCTTGCTTTGTCGTGGCGCCTGGGCACGCTGGCCACTGAGCGATCCTTCAATTACGGCTCCCATGACCTCCGGCAACTGGTGGTGGAACGGACACTTCACCACCGCGGCATGGCCGCGCGGCGGGCACCCGGCGAAATTGTGGCCATTGCTTCTTCCGACGCCGACAGGGTGGCCGGGCTGTCCTGGCTGATCAGCGGTGGTCTGGCTGCCGCGGCCGGGGTGATCACCTCGGCCGTTACCCTCCTGTTAATCTCGGTACCCCTGGGCCTTGCCGTTCTCCTGGCAACCCCGGTCATGCTGCTGGTGATGCACCGGCTCACTAAACCGCTCGAGAACCGCAGCGACATGGAGCAGTCCACGGCTGCTCGGGCCGGCGCCCTTGCCACCGATTTCATCACCGGATCGCGACCCCTCAAGGGCCTTGGTGCCGAGGATGCGGCCATCGCGCGCTACCGTGCCGCGAGCCGGGAATCCCTCACTTCCGCCCTGAAAGCCATTCGCGCCAAGTCCGCTTACACAGGAGCCAGCACAGCCCTGTCCGCAGCTTTCCTGGCCGGTATCGCCTTCTTCGCAGCCTGGTTCGCCGTTCAAGGAACCATCACAGTGGGGGAACTGGTGGCCGTTGTTGGCGTGGCCCAATTCGTTCAAGGACCCATGGCGTCATTGGGTTTCCTCAGCGTGGAACTCGCACGCAAACGCGCTTCGGCCGCACGCATCGCAGTCCTGCTTGAGGAACCAAACGCTGTACCCGCCCGGAACGCGGAAGAACGTACGACGGCGGCAGTTGGCTCAGCGGCAACACTCACCTCGCCGACGGAACCAGCGCCATACGGGGACCCAGCGCCGCTGCTCGAACTCAGCGGCAAGGCAGACAACAGCGTGTTCCCGCCCTTTACTGCGTCAATCGGCGAAATCGTGGGCGTCGTTCTTCCGGACGGTGACCAAGCGCGGAAACTCGTTGACACTCTCGGCTTCCGCACACCGGCTCCCCCGGGTCTGATATCCATCGATGGCCGCGATGCCGCCCATCTTGACCCCCAACACGTTCGTTCACGGGTCTTCGCCGACCGCCACGATGGCGTCCTGTTCCGCGGCAGTGTCCGCGAAAACGTGGCGGTGGCCAGCACGGAACTTGAGGAACGCGCCCTGGTGGCTGCCGCCGTCGAGGACTTTGTCTCGCAACTACCGGAAGGCACGGAAACTGTTCTCACCGGGCACGGCCAGAGTCTCTCCGGAGGCCAGCGGCAGCGACTGGTGCTCGGCCGCTCGCTGCACCAGAAGCAAGCGGTGATTGTCCTGCACGACCCCACTACCGCCGTCGATACCGCTACCGAAGCCGTCATTGCCGATGGCCTGCGCAACTTCCCGGACAAGGCCCTGGTGCTGGTGACCACGAGCCCCACACTGCTGGGCATTTGCCATCGGGTGGTGGTGGGCGGAGCCGATGGGCCACCGGAAACCGGAACGCACCGGGAGCTTCTTGCCACGTCCGCCGGCTACCGTGCAGTGGTGGGCTCATGA
- a CDS encoding GNAT family N-acetyltransferase, with product MDFTIRPATVDDAEAMAHMHVQSWKESYGHLLPPEFFEKQEAALPDRIERYRAFIAAGHTRMLAHDPDGHLVGLGAAGPGQDEDGPCERELFMLYTLESIHGRGVGQALVKALIGDGPAYLWVLDDNPRAQAFYRRNGFVPDGKRQLCDPSWYSLPEHRMVRPGVVS from the coding sequence ATGGATTTCACGATTCGCCCGGCAACGGTTGACGATGCCGAGGCCATGGCCCACATGCACGTCCAGTCGTGGAAGGAGAGTTACGGGCACTTGCTGCCTCCGGAGTTCTTCGAGAAGCAGGAAGCGGCACTGCCGGACCGCATCGAACGGTACCGGGCGTTCATCGCTGCGGGCCACACCCGGATGTTGGCCCATGACCCCGACGGTCACTTGGTGGGCCTTGGCGCCGCAGGTCCCGGACAAGACGAGGACGGACCATGCGAACGGGAGCTGTTCATGCTTTACACCTTGGAAAGCATTCATGGACGGGGTGTGGGGCAGGCGTTGGTGAAGGCCTTGATCGGCGACGGACCTGCTTACCTGTGGGTGTTGGATGACAACCCTCGCGCCCAGGCTTTTTATCGGCGCAACGGTTTTGTGCCGGACGGAAAGCGCCAACTCTGCGACCCGTCCTGGTACTCCCTGCCGGAACATCGGATGGTGCGTCCCGGCGTCGTGTCTTAG
- a CDS encoding thiamine-binding protein: MLLAFSVAPSGQPSSAANGGPTPDASVHDAVAAAVKIVRESGLPNHTDSMFTTIEGEWDEVFDVVKRATEAVGRYGSRVSLVIKADIRPGYSGELTGKVERLEEAISATD; this comes from the coding sequence ATGTTGCTTGCATTTTCAGTCGCCCCTTCGGGCCAGCCCTCTTCCGCCGCCAACGGGGGACCAACCCCTGACGCTTCCGTGCACGACGCCGTCGCTGCCGCGGTCAAGATTGTCCGCGAGTCAGGTTTGCCCAACCACACGGACTCCATGTTCACCACCATCGAAGGCGAATGGGACGAGGTTTTCGACGTCGTCAAGCGCGCCACCGAGGCGGTTGGCCGCTACGGCAGCCGCGTCTCCCTGGTGATCAAGGCAGACATCCGGCCCGGTTACAGCGGTGAGCTGACCGGCAAGGTTGAACGGCTCGAAGAGGCCATTTCCGCCACGGACTAG
- a CDS encoding sucrase ferredoxin, which translates to MSPVAAAPGFFCANSARVRGDSMAGTASPGTVWILIEHRAGWPPSGFEGLDLEAGTKALVSTAARTAGARVLLVRRPGPRPRHGPKRWAVLRYESSGAHRQLWGSWEQDADLAGIVPALASPGDPGLPPVILICAHGRHDPCCAVRGRPVGRALGERWPDLVWECSHVGGDRFAANAVLAPDGVYYGGLDAESSVATIESHFSDRIHAEYLRGYTDLSPVQQAAIVAVLARFGPAGRHHYVVTETVRDGELWRVQITGRPPRPANITVDLLARRSVPSQLTCLAPSTGSVVVYEPTSVRSA; encoded by the coding sequence ATGTCCCCGGTGGCTGCAGCTCCAGGTTTCTTCTGTGCCAACAGCGCCCGCGTGCGCGGCGACTCGATGGCAGGCACGGCGTCACCGGGCACGGTCTGGATCCTCATAGAGCATCGGGCCGGATGGCCGCCCAGTGGTTTCGAAGGCCTTGATCTTGAGGCCGGAACCAAAGCCCTCGTTTCCACGGCAGCCCGGACGGCTGGTGCAAGGGTCCTCTTAGTGCGACGTCCAGGCCCCCGCCCGCGGCACGGTCCAAAACGTTGGGCAGTACTGCGTTATGAGAGCTCCGGCGCCCATCGGCAGCTCTGGGGATCGTGGGAGCAGGATGCGGACCTCGCGGGGATCGTTCCTGCATTGGCATCCCCCGGAGACCCTGGACTCCCGCCGGTCATCCTGATCTGCGCGCATGGCCGGCATGATCCCTGTTGCGCAGTGCGTGGCCGGCCGGTGGGGCGTGCGCTGGGCGAGCGTTGGCCGGACCTGGTGTGGGAGTGCTCCCATGTTGGCGGTGACAGGTTCGCTGCGAACGCCGTGCTGGCTCCGGACGGTGTGTATTACGGAGGTCTGGACGCCGAGTCGTCCGTAGCCACGATTGAGAGTCATTTCTCCGATCGCATCCACGCAGAGTATTTGCGCGGGTACACGGACCTTTCCCCGGTGCAACAAGCGGCCATTGTGGCCGTGCTGGCCCGTTTCGGTCCTGCCGGCCGGCACCACTATGTGGTCACGGAAACCGTGCGCGACGGCGAACTGTGGCGTGTTCAGATCACCGGCAGGCCGCCCCGCCCGGCGAATATCACGGTGGACCTGCTGGCCCGCCGCTCCGTGCCGAGCCAGCTCACGTGCTTGGCGCCGTCGACGGGTTCTGTTGTGGTTTACGAGCCGACGTCAGTCCGGTCTGCCTGA
- a CDS encoding fused MFS/spermidine synthase yields the protein MAKRGRISKSQRSTAGVVEVPTGTRPDGPVAGVYYIDTGDCELLQDQDNSNGWLLKINGVMSSHIDLSDPLYLDFEYMRWIAALVESRWPREQKPKLRALHLGGGACSMARYFHAAYPEARQVVVELDGKLAEYVRGWFDLPKAPMLRIRVGEARQVTESLTPDSRDLIIRDVFAGAFTPRALTTREFTAHADSVLAPDGLYVVNSGDAPDLKNARADAATIADTFEHTMIIADPAMLKGRRYGNMIMAGSHAPFGDDPTLARRLLGGGVPAHIWDDAKVRAFAQGIPVRHDPVTVETLGEGPSASAE from the coding sequence GTGGCGAAACGCGGCAGGATCAGTAAGTCGCAAAGGTCGACGGCGGGAGTCGTCGAGGTGCCCACAGGCACCCGGCCTGACGGTCCGGTGGCGGGGGTCTACTACATCGATACCGGCGATTGCGAGTTGCTTCAGGACCAGGACAACTCCAATGGCTGGCTGCTCAAGATCAACGGCGTCATGAGCTCGCACATTGACCTCTCGGATCCGCTGTACCTCGATTTTGAGTACATGCGCTGGATTGCGGCGCTGGTGGAATCCCGGTGGCCCCGGGAGCAGAAACCCAAATTGCGTGCCCTGCACCTGGGCGGGGGAGCTTGCTCCATGGCGCGGTATTTCCATGCCGCCTATCCGGAAGCGCGTCAGGTGGTTGTTGAGCTCGATGGGAAGCTGGCCGAATATGTGCGTGGCTGGTTCGACCTCCCCAAAGCACCTATGCTGCGGATCCGTGTGGGTGAAGCACGGCAGGTCACCGAGTCCCTTACCCCGGACAGCCGGGACCTTATCATCCGGGATGTTTTCGCCGGGGCCTTCACACCCCGCGCCCTGACCACCAGGGAGTTCACAGCTCATGCGGACTCAGTCCTGGCCCCCGATGGACTGTATGTGGTCAATTCCGGCGACGCCCCTGACCTCAAGAACGCCCGGGCCGACGCCGCCACCATCGCGGACACGTTCGAGCACACCATGATCATTGCCGATCCCGCCATGCTCAAGGGGCGACGCTACGGCAACATGATCATGGCCGGCAGCCACGCGCCGTTCGGCGACGACCCCACGTTGGCCCGGAGGCTCCTGGGTGGCGGGGTCCCGGCACACATCTGGGACGACGCCAAAGTCCGTGCTTTTGCCCAGGGAATCCCGGTGCGGCACGATCCCGTTACCGTGGAGACGCTGGGGGAGGGCCCTTCAGCTTCGGCTGAGTGA
- a CDS encoding TetR/AcrR family transcriptional regulator, producing the protein MEQPSERKPLRADAARNVDKIITAARQCFREHGPEVPLQTIAATAGVGPATLFRNFSDKEQLVLAALSRQLRLHVDPVAAEAAQGMDAAEGLIKVIDAVMQVASEDANLLGAVAGRRGLLIGITRGIIGSMEFLLKRGQDQGSLRRDITIEDMVRLVAMLIGAVDTMEPGSAAWKRPVALIEDAIRTERPSRPLPEQSAIPGVTLTEVH; encoded by the coding sequence ATGGAACAGCCCTCTGAACGCAAGCCCCTCAGGGCCGACGCCGCACGAAACGTGGACAAAATCATCACTGCCGCCCGGCAGTGCTTCCGGGAACACGGCCCGGAAGTACCGCTTCAGACCATTGCCGCCACCGCTGGAGTTGGCCCCGCAACGCTGTTCCGCAACTTCTCGGACAAAGAGCAACTGGTGCTCGCAGCACTCTCACGTCAATTGCGGCTGCACGTAGACCCGGTAGCCGCTGAAGCAGCGCAAGGTATGGACGCTGCCGAAGGACTCATCAAAGTCATCGACGCCGTGATGCAGGTAGCGAGCGAGGACGCGAACCTTCTTGGCGCCGTTGCCGGCAGACGCGGGCTCCTGATTGGAATCACCCGGGGCATCATCGGTTCCATGGAATTCCTCCTCAAGCGCGGTCAGGACCAAGGCTCCCTGCGGCGCGATATCACCATTGAGGACATGGTCCGGCTCGTCGCCATGCTGATCGGCGCCGTGGACACCATGGAACCTGGATCAGCGGCGTGGAAGCGTCCCGTGGCATTGATTGAAGACGCTATCCGGACCGAGCGGCCGTCCCGGCCTCTTCCGGAACAGTCCGCCATACCCGGCGTGACGCTGACCGAAGTTCACTAA
- a CDS encoding cupin domain-containing protein, which yields MSSTSTDFQEPGAVKGAGVLETRLIDVGLEKFAGNVWGRTALLSRGVSDFSDVFSACAVDELISRRGLRTPFLRVAKGGSTLPESSFTSPAGVGATISDQLDDTALWRKFSDGATLVLQALHRTWDPVSRFSAQLSTELGHPVQANAYITPPQNRGFDDHYDVHDVFVLQIEGTKRWIIHEPVHVDPLRSQPWTDRRSDVVEAAQGPAYIDTVLEPGDVLYLPRGWLHAAQAQGEVSIHLTLGVHTWTRHALAEQLAQAALAALCDDPEMRGSLPLGVDGPEGELAAIRERLAAAVLEADTSSQFQRARRGQGRPAPLGPVAQLAAVQRLGPGSLIRLRDALEARLEGSRLNTRVGWLDFPEADLPSVKRLLDGGEHLAEDLGVELVERLLRAGVLVPAEH from the coding sequence TTGAGCTCTACCAGCACTGATTTCCAGGAGCCCGGCGCAGTGAAGGGCGCCGGGGTCCTGGAAACACGACTGATCGACGTCGGCCTTGAAAAGTTTGCCGGCAACGTCTGGGGGCGCACCGCGCTGCTTAGCCGTGGCGTCAGCGACTTCTCCGACGTGTTTTCTGCCTGCGCCGTTGACGAACTGATTTCGCGTCGCGGTCTGCGCACCCCTTTTCTTCGCGTCGCCAAGGGCGGCTCCACGCTTCCCGAATCCTCTTTCACGTCCCCGGCGGGCGTTGGGGCCACCATCTCGGACCAGCTTGATGACACTGCTCTGTGGCGCAAATTTTCTGACGGAGCCACCCTCGTTCTGCAGGCGTTGCATCGAACGTGGGATCCAGTTTCACGCTTCAGTGCTCAGTTGAGCACCGAGTTGGGGCATCCTGTGCAGGCCAACGCTTACATCACGCCGCCTCAGAACCGCGGTTTCGACGACCACTACGATGTTCACGACGTTTTCGTCCTGCAGATCGAAGGAACCAAGCGCTGGATTATCCACGAGCCTGTCCACGTGGACCCGTTGCGTAGCCAGCCGTGGACCGATCGCCGCTCGGACGTCGTCGAGGCTGCTCAAGGCCCCGCTTACATTGACACGGTCCTCGAGCCCGGCGATGTCCTTTATCTCCCGCGTGGTTGGTTGCATGCGGCTCAGGCACAGGGCGAAGTTTCGATTCACCTCACGTTGGGAGTCCACACGTGGACTCGCCATGCGCTGGCCGAACAGCTCGCGCAGGCCGCGCTTGCTGCGCTGTGCGATGACCCGGAGATGCGCGGATCTTTGCCCCTGGGCGTGGATGGACCCGAGGGGGAACTCGCTGCTATCCGTGAACGCCTTGCCGCCGCCGTGCTTGAGGCTGATACCAGCTCCCAGTTCCAGCGCGCACGGAGGGGGCAGGGGCGTCCGGCCCCGCTTGGTCCGGTGGCCCAGCTCGCAGCTGTTCAGCGCCTCGGGCCAGGATCGCTGATTCGACTCCGGGACGCGCTGGAAGCCCGGCTCGAGGGCTCGCGGCTGAATACCCGCGTGGGGTGGCTCGACTTCCCCGAGGCCGATTTGCCGTCCGTGAAACGCCTGCTGGACGGAGGAGAGCACCTGGCAGAGGATCTAGGGGTTGAACTCGTGGAAAGGCTGTTGCGCGCAGGAGTCCTCGTCCCCGCTGAGCATTGA
- a CDS encoding AzlD domain-containing protein, with protein sequence MNLWLWILIACALAYLTKLVGYFVPAKLLESPRIMHVAGTMTIGLLASLTVVNAVASGQGLVLDARMGALVAAAVALWLRAPFLVVVISGAAAAALLRLLGWG encoded by the coding sequence ATGAACCTCTGGCTGTGGATCCTCATTGCCTGTGCGCTGGCGTATCTGACCAAGCTGGTGGGCTACTTTGTTCCGGCCAAGTTACTGGAGAGCCCGAGGATCATGCACGTCGCCGGGACCATGACCATTGGCTTGCTGGCATCCCTGACCGTGGTGAACGCCGTGGCGTCGGGACAAGGCCTGGTCCTCGATGCCCGCATGGGCGCGTTGGTTGCTGCCGCCGTCGCGCTGTGGCTGCGCGCGCCGTTCCTCGTCGTCGTGATTTCAGGTGCAGCAGCCGCAGCATTGCTGCGGCTGCTGGGCTGGGGGTAG
- a CDS encoding ABC transporter ATP-binding protein, with translation MSAEILPIATPRETRRAMWRLLAQRPARLTLTIVVLLAASCCGLAAPAILGVMVNIAASGGDVMPLLWLAIGLLVAGGLGALLGILGQNLLARICEEALAGLREEVFSAAVRKPLAQLEKAGIGDVVARVSGDVEAVSEAISGVLPAFTSAAFTIAVTLLGLGVIDWRFAVAVLVAAPLQVFTLRWFLKRTAPIYRTVRITEANRTEQIIETVHGSPSVVALGLGSRHADLVAAASRENIGHSLRGVGYLTRFYNRLNLAELIGLSAVLVVGFWLHAEGTVTIGAATAAALYFYRLFDPIGLVLGQFDELQKAAAGLGRMFGLTMAAGPTTARSSSPASDAGIVLDNVTFAYPGQRPALHGVSLTVQPGERVAIVGTSGAGKTTLAKVIMGLEHPYSGTAWVGRLDSAAAAPSELHERIAMVSQEVHVFSGTLAQDLRLAKPDASADELTQVLEAVGATWVETLDDGLETAVGAGGHQLTPEQAQQLALARLMLKDPPLAVLDEATAEAGTGSAHMLDQAAEAALAGRTSVVIAHRLSQAASADTVVVMEQGRMVESGSHQDLLAAEGRYAHLWEAWNSSLSRS, from the coding sequence ATGAGCGCGGAAATCCTGCCCATTGCCACGCCACGTGAGACCCGGAGGGCCATGTGGCGCCTGTTGGCGCAACGCCCGGCCAGGCTCACGCTGACCATTGTGGTGTTGCTGGCGGCGTCCTGTTGCGGATTGGCGGCCCCGGCAATTTTGGGTGTGATGGTCAACATCGCGGCCTCTGGCGGGGACGTCATGCCCCTGCTCTGGCTGGCAATCGGGCTGCTGGTTGCTGGTGGACTCGGCGCCTTGCTGGGCATTCTGGGCCAGAACCTGCTGGCGCGGATCTGCGAGGAAGCCCTCGCCGGACTGCGTGAGGAAGTGTTCTCCGCCGCCGTCCGGAAGCCGCTCGCCCAGCTGGAAAAGGCGGGCATCGGCGACGTCGTGGCCCGCGTGTCCGGCGACGTTGAAGCCGTCAGCGAGGCCATCTCTGGCGTGCTGCCGGCGTTCACCAGCGCTGCCTTCACCATCGCCGTGACGCTGCTGGGCCTGGGCGTGATCGACTGGCGCTTCGCAGTGGCCGTGCTCGTGGCGGCACCCCTGCAGGTCTTCACCCTGCGGTGGTTCCTCAAGCGAACCGCGCCCATCTACCGGACCGTTCGTATCACTGAGGCCAACCGGACCGAGCAGATCATTGAGACCGTGCACGGTTCGCCGTCTGTTGTGGCGCTGGGCCTTGGCTCTCGCCACGCTGATCTGGTGGCGGCCGCGTCCCGGGAGAACATCGGCCATTCGCTGCGCGGGGTGGGTTACCTGACCCGCTTCTACAATCGCCTCAACTTGGCCGAACTCATCGGCTTGTCCGCAGTCCTGGTGGTGGGGTTCTGGCTTCACGCCGAGGGAACCGTGACCATCGGCGCGGCCACTGCTGCGGCGCTGTACTTCTACCGGCTGTTCGATCCGATCGGGCTGGTTCTGGGGCAGTTCGATGAGCTTCAGAAAGCCGCGGCCGGATTGGGCAGGATGTTTGGGCTCACCATGGCTGCAGGGCCAACCACCGCCCGATCCTCGTCACCGGCCTCTGATGCCGGCATCGTCCTGGACAACGTCACCTTCGCCTACCCCGGTCAGCGGCCCGCTCTCCACGGAGTCTCCCTCACGGTGCAACCCGGGGAGCGAGTGGCCATTGTGGGCACCTCAGGCGCGGGGAAGACCACCCTCGCCAAAGTCATCATGGGCTTGGAACACCCTTACAGCGGGACAGCATGGGTGGGCAGGCTGGACTCCGCCGCTGCTGCCCCGTCAGAGCTCCACGAGCGCATCGCCATGGTCAGCCAGGAGGTGCACGTCTTCTCGGGCACACTCGCCCAGGACCTCAGGCTCGCCAAACCGGACGCGTCCGCCGATGAACTTACGCAGGTGCTGGAGGCAGTTGGGGCTACTTGGGTTGAAACGCTCGACGACGGACTGGAGACTGCCGTGGGCGCGGGGGGCCACCAGCTCACTCCCGAGCAGGCGCAGCAGTTGGCCCTTGCACGTTTGATGCTAAAAGACCCACCCTTGGCAGTCCTGGATGAAGCTACAGCTGAGGCCGGAACGGGATCGGCCCACATGTTGGATCAGGCTGCCGAAGCAGCCTTGGCCGGAAGGACCTCAGTGGTGATCGCGCACCGGTTGTCCCAAGCAGCCTCGGCTGACACCGTGGTGGTCATGGAGCAGGGGCGGATGGTCGAGTCGGGTTCCCATCAGGATCTGCTGGCAGCCGAGGGCCGCTACGCCCACTTGTGGGAAGCCTGGAACAGCTCACTCAGCCGAAGCTGA